A part of Rhodohalobacter barkolensis genomic DNA contains:
- a CDS encoding N-acyl-D-amino-acid deacylase family protein produces the protein MKQFTLLVFLISWFTQPIGVKTQSTPHNYDILIKNGKVLDGTGNPWYYADIGINDDRIVWVGKSDNVTADEVIDATGLYVSPGFIDVHSHAGSGLASESLSHGRPLLAQGITTVMVNPDGGGSTDIAGQRSSLEEHGLGVNVAQFVPHGSVRRRVMGEEDRAPTPDELEEMKSIVGEGMQNGAFGLSSGLFYTPGAYAETEEVIELAKVASRYNGVYSSHIRDESDYNVGLIYSVDEVIQVAEEAELPGIVSHIKALGTGVWGYSAAVVSRVERARDRGVEVFADQYPYPASSTNLTAVLIPAWAREGGRTEMLQRLDDPELIDEIKVEMEANLVRRGGAESIQIADYSADRSLEGLRLNVIADQMDTNAIDAALNMIKEQNPKIVSFNMHEDDVARFMKQPWMMTSSDGGLVEMGDGVVHPRNYGSFPRKISMYVKEKRAIDLEYAVRSMTSLSASVFNLHDRGVIRSGQVADIAIFDLEQIQDKATFDDPHQLSEGVEYVLIGGKFAMKAGEYQQELVGKVLFNKFD, from the coding sequence ATGAAACAGTTCACTCTTCTTGTATTTCTAATCAGTTGGTTTACTCAACCAATTGGCGTTAAAACTCAATCAACACCCCATAACTATGACATCCTTATCAAGAATGGAAAAGTGCTGGATGGTACAGGAAATCCCTGGTACTATGCAGACATAGGAATTAATGACGATCGGATTGTTTGGGTTGGTAAATCGGATAACGTTACGGCTGATGAAGTGATTGACGCCACCGGTCTATACGTTTCACCGGGTTTTATTGATGTCCACTCACATGCGGGATCCGGACTGGCATCGGAGTCATTGAGTCATGGCAGGCCTTTGCTTGCGCAGGGTATTACCACGGTGATGGTAAATCCGGATGGTGGCGGAAGTACAGATATCGCCGGACAAAGAAGTTCACTTGAAGAGCATGGGCTGGGGGTGAATGTTGCTCAATTTGTCCCGCATGGATCTGTTCGTCGTCGCGTGATGGGTGAAGAAGATCGTGCTCCAACACCGGATGAACTCGAAGAGATGAAATCGATTGTGGGAGAGGGAATGCAAAACGGAGCCTTCGGACTCTCAAGTGGTCTTTTTTATACTCCCGGCGCCTATGCCGAAACCGAAGAGGTGATTGAACTGGCGAAAGTAGCCTCAAGATATAATGGGGTGTACAGCAGCCATATCCGCGATGAATCGGATTACAATGTTGGCCTGATCTACTCTGTGGATGAAGTGATTCAGGTTGCTGAAGAAGCCGAACTTCCCGGAATTGTTTCTCACATTAAAGCTTTGGGAACGGGAGTTTGGGGATATTCGGCAGCGGTTGTGAGCCGGGTTGAGCGTGCGCGCGATCGTGGTGTTGAAGTCTTTGCCGATCAATATCCATATCCGGCATCTTCAACAAATCTGACGGCTGTTCTGATTCCCGCCTGGGCACGTGAAGGCGGAAGAACCGAGATGCTCCAGCGACTGGATGACCCGGAATTGATCGACGAGATTAAAGTTGAAATGGAGGCAAACCTGGTCAGGCGAGGAGGTGCGGAGAGCATTCAGATTGCTGACTATTCTGCAGACCGTTCACTTGAAGGTCTTCGCTTGAATGTAATAGCTGATCAGATGGACACCAATGCAATTGATGCGGCTCTGAACATGATAAAAGAACAGAATCCAAAAATTGTCTCATTTAATATGCATGAAGATGATGTTGCCCGATTTATGAAGCAGCCATGGATGATGACAAGTTCTGACGGCGGGTTGGTTGAAATGGGCGATGGAGTTGTTCACCCAAGGAATTACGGTTCATTTCCCCGAAAAATATCAATGTATGTAAAAGAGAAGCGAGCCATTGATCTGGAGTACGCAGTCCGAAGTATGACCAGCTTGTCGGCATCAGTATTTAACCTCCACGACAGAGGTGTTATTCGATCCGGACAGGTTGCGGATATAGCAATTTTTGATCTGGAGCAAATTCAGGATAAAGCAACGTTTGACGATCCTCATCAACTCTCGGAAGGTGTTGAGTATGTGTTGATTGGCGGAAAGTTTGCCATGAAAGCCGGCGAATACCAGCAGGAGCTCGTAGGAAAAGTTCTCTTTAATAAATTTGATTAA
- a CDS encoding penicillin acylase family protein, translating into MRYLLTIIIISLSLFSCGATSSSSGDPDEQIETQTDPDDLSQQVVIRRTEFGVPHMNAENLEAAGFALGFLQMEDHGDRVAELLLKSRGEWAKYNNLTGSERSSAIDSDASNRLDYKRAVETWPALEKDTRDFISGFAQGVNRYIEMHPDEFDDWVKPHYTAYDVHARNIVSPSSGSIRRFLSAFERQREREDNEVAMGDRLNEISLLEDQTVWARLAAKSEEPHPDVGSNVWAFAPERTTSGNAILMRNPHLSWDAGYYEAQVKVPGKFNFYGDFRIGQAVGIIGGFNEKLGWSTTNNSPDLDEIYSFTADPERPDHYLLDGASVPLQKETVSVEFKYGEATGTETREFWSTPYGPVILREDGKVYVIKSAGDGEFRTGEQFFKMMKAQNLDEWKEAMHMRARVSSNLTYADADGNIFYVWNASMPERPHEAGGDTTAFHVTSSDEMWHDFTDWEMLPQLENPEGGYLRNENDTFHFTNMNEILRPEDYPSFYPEPQLRLRSQHSLELIDNDEKFSLEDIVELKHSERMLMADRVKANLITAVEQTEPEGEIAEALQLMREWDNTVARDSRGGVLFKTWWNRYSATADSQRVQSSPESVGYSATPEKLFTQPWSYDDPVKTPYGLADFERAAESFEWAVEEAKDRYGHWNLPWGEVHRAVIGELDLPVGGCTGLLGCYRVIWFTDHEEDDQKLQVRGGDGWVFAVEFGEIPRAYTVLAYGQSIKEDSPHFNDQLLIFTNNEMTPVAFTDEDVEKQLIREYRPGVK; encoded by the coding sequence ATGCGATATTTACTTACCATAATTATTATTTCGTTGAGCTTGTTTTCATGCGGGGCAACCTCATCGTCTTCCGGTGATCCGGATGAGCAAATCGAAACACAAACCGATCCGGATGATCTGTCTCAACAGGTTGTGATCCGGAGGACTGAATTTGGCGTACCGCATATGAATGCCGAAAACCTGGAAGCGGCCGGATTTGCTCTTGGATTCCTTCAGATGGAGGATCACGGTGATCGAGTTGCAGAATTGTTGCTGAAGTCTCGCGGTGAGTGGGCGAAATATAATAATTTGACCGGATCAGAGCGGTCATCCGCTATAGACAGCGATGCCTCAAACCGGCTCGACTACAAACGTGCGGTTGAAACCTGGCCTGCCCTTGAAAAAGATACACGTGATTTTATCAGTGGATTTGCCCAGGGTGTGAACCGCTATATTGAGATGCATCCTGATGAATTTGATGATTGGGTCAAGCCTCACTACACGGCGTACGATGTGCATGCCAGAAATATAGTTTCTCCAAGCAGCGGTTCCATTCGGCGGTTTCTATCGGCTTTTGAAAGACAAAGGGAACGAGAGGATAATGAAGTTGCAATGGGCGACAGGTTGAATGAAATTTCCCTACTGGAAGATCAAACGGTCTGGGCCAGACTGGCCGCAAAATCCGAAGAACCTCATCCGGATGTAGGGTCAAATGTTTGGGCCTTTGCGCCCGAGAGAACCACATCAGGGAATGCCATTCTGATGAGAAATCCCCATCTCTCCTGGGATGCTGGATATTATGAGGCTCAAGTGAAAGTGCCGGGTAAGTTCAATTTTTACGGTGATTTCAGAATTGGTCAGGCAGTAGGAATCATTGGTGGTTTTAATGAAAAGCTTGGGTGGTCAACCACAAATAACAGTCCCGACCTGGATGAGATCTATTCATTCACAGCTGATCCCGAACGTCCTGATCACTATCTACTGGATGGAGCGTCCGTTCCACTTCAAAAGGAGACCGTTTCTGTTGAGTTTAAATACGGTGAAGCAACTGGTACAGAAACCCGGGAGTTTTGGTCTACACCTTACGGGCCGGTCATCCTTCGGGAAGACGGAAAGGTTTATGTAATAAAGTCGGCCGGTGACGGTGAATTCAGAACAGGTGAGCAATTTTTCAAGATGATGAAGGCTCAAAATCTGGATGAATGGAAAGAGGCGATGCACATGCGCGCGCGGGTATCATCCAATTTGACCTATGCGGATGCCGATGGAAATATCTTTTATGTTTGGAATGCGAGCATGCCGGAACGGCCGCATGAAGCCGGAGGGGATACAACCGCATTTCACGTGACCTCATCGGATGAGATGTGGCACGATTTTACCGATTGGGAGATGCTTCCCCAGCTCGAGAATCCTGAAGGCGGATATCTGCGGAACGAGAATGACACGTTTCATTTTACGAATATGAATGAAATACTGCGTCCCGAAGATTACCCATCTTTCTACCCCGAACCACAGTTGCGTCTTCGCAGTCAGCACTCTCTTGAATTGATTGATAATGATGAGAAATTCTCCCTGGAGGATATAGTTGAGCTTAAACACAGTGAACGAATGCTGATGGCCGACCGGGTGAAAGCTAATTTGATTACCGCCGTTGAACAGACGGAACCGGAGGGTGAAATTGCCGAAGCTCTTCAGCTAATGAGAGAATGGGACAATACTGTTGCAAGAGACAGCCGCGGTGGAGTCCTCTTTAAAACCTGGTGGAACCGTTATTCTGCCACAGCCGACAGCCAGCGAGTTCAGAGCTCTCCGGAATCTGTTGGATACTCGGCAACTCCGGAGAAATTGTTTACTCAACCCTGGTCGTATGATGATCCGGTAAAGACCCCCTATGGACTGGCGGACTTTGAACGTGCAGCCGAGTCGTTTGAATGGGCGGTTGAAGAGGCCAAGGATCGTTACGGCCACTGGAATTTACCATGGGGCGAAGTCCACCGTGCGGTGATTGGCGAACTGGACCTGCCGGTTGGCGGTTGTACAGGCCTGCTTGGCTGTTACAGGGTGATCTGGTTTACAGATCATGAAGAGGATGATCAGAAGTTACAGGTACGTGGCGGCGACGGCTGGGTGTTTGCGGTTGAGTTTGGTGAAATTCCAAGAGCCTACACCGTGCTGGCTTATGGACAGAGTATCAAAGAAGATTCACCTCATTTCAATGATCAGCTTTTGATCTTCACCAATAATGAGATGACTCCGGTTGCCTTTACGGATGAAGATGTAGAAAAACAGCTGATTCGTGAGTATCGGCCCGGTGTGAAATAA
- a CDS encoding methylated-DNA--[protein]-cysteine S-methyltransferase — MNDDYHQIEKVIQFYLKSSREDFQPDRAAAHVGLDSSQLKILFEEWAGADPAVFFKCLKPAFIKSQMDGAVTLFDYMFDGEKSEPEISPDRYVEIEPIKPADLQNGLKIFYSSSQTMYGDILIASSGKGICYVSFIDQPASGADLLKRAFPGSFVINEQHDFHKEALKFFQEKAGDSNEKRLNLHVKGTPFQLSVWRALLTLSKGELTTYGDLAGINGRPKASRAVGSAVGKNPVAFIIPCHRVIASSGLIGNYRWGSVRKAAMVGRELAGNKKPASKKETGFELRNL; from the coding sequence ATGAACGATGATTATCATCAAATAGAAAAAGTCATTCAGTTTTATCTGAAAAGCTCGAGAGAAGATTTTCAGCCGGATAGAGCTGCAGCACATGTGGGTTTGGACTCCTCTCAGTTAAAAATATTATTTGAAGAATGGGCGGGTGCAGATCCTGCTGTGTTTTTTAAATGTTTAAAACCTGCTTTTATCAAATCGCAAATGGATGGGGCCGTCACACTTTTCGATTATATGTTTGATGGTGAGAAATCTGAGCCAGAAATAAGTCCGGATCGCTATGTTGAAATAGAACCGATAAAACCCGCCGATCTCCAAAATGGATTAAAAATCTTTTACAGTTCGTCTCAAACGATGTACGGTGATATTTTGATCGCATCCTCAGGAAAAGGGATCTGTTATGTTTCATTCATAGATCAACCTGCTTCAGGAGCGGACCTATTAAAAAGGGCGTTTCCGGGATCTTTTGTGATCAATGAACAACATGATTTTCACAAAGAGGCATTGAAGTTCTTTCAAGAGAAAGCCGGTGATTCCAATGAGAAAAGGTTGAATCTTCATGTCAAAGGCACACCTTTTCAGTTAAGTGTTTGGAGAGCTCTACTCACCTTATCTAAAGGAGAGTTAACCACGTATGGGGATTTGGCCGGAATAAACGGTCGACCCAAAGCATCTCGAGCTGTGGGATCGGCAGTTGGGAAAAATCCGGTGGCCTTTATCATTCCTTGTCACAGAGTGATTGCATCAAGCGGGTTGATTGGTAATTATCGGTGGGGAAGTGTGAGAAAAGCAGCGATGGTGGGAAGAGAGTTAGCTGGAAATAAAAAGCCCGCCTCCAAAAAGGAGACGGGCTTTGAGTTAAGGAATTTATGA
- a CDS encoding SusD/RagB family nutrient-binding outer membrane lipoprotein: MSCDLIELDDDINNNPNSPSEASAPQLLANAMRYTYDTSSNTSGQFLGQYMSETQYVVASLYPQEGTSFYGWYQNPLINVETVINTASADNQLAVAKILKAYFFWHVTDRWGDVPFSEALNGGDNITPAYDTQESIYNNLFELLEEGVNQIDESTSLSSDIMFGGDMAKWRKFGNSLKLLIALRLSEVDEIKAEDQFNDALSSPIIDSIDDNFAYQHLDDQSNENYWYNQVERQSREWWALTETLVNIMEPVDDPRLLVYGEPARTDGEYRGLPIGSDPVSENTEAFSLIGEDIRRQDATIHLVTYSQILFARAEAAARGWTTEDAEDLYNQAITQSIIQWTGSDDDATDFLSQPDIAFDVSTAIEQIATQRYVHLFLNGYEAWAEWRRTGFPNFVTSGGNDVPTRQAYTSEESFNNTENYEEAIQRQFGGENTLYGKVWWDVN; encoded by the coding sequence GTGAGTTGCGATTTAATCGAGTTAGATGATGATATCAATAACAACCCAAATTCGCCTAGCGAAGCATCCGCTCCGCAACTACTCGCAAATGCAATGCGCTACACATACGATACAAGTTCAAACACTTCCGGCCAATTTTTGGGACAGTATATGTCTGAAACACAATATGTTGTAGCATCACTGTATCCTCAGGAGGGCACGAGCTTCTATGGCTGGTATCAAAACCCATTGATTAATGTTGAAACTGTAATTAATACAGCTTCTGCTGATAATCAATTAGCTGTAGCTAAAATTCTTAAAGCTTACTTCTTCTGGCACGTAACCGACCGATGGGGAGATGTACCATTTTCGGAAGCATTAAATGGAGGAGATAATATTACCCCTGCCTATGACACACAGGAATCAATCTATAATAATTTATTTGAACTCTTAGAAGAAGGAGTGAATCAGATTGATGAATCCACATCTCTGAGCAGTGATATAATGTTTGGTGGGGATATGGCAAAATGGAGAAAATTTGGAAACTCATTAAAACTACTAATTGCACTACGCCTTTCAGAAGTTGATGAAATTAAGGCTGAGGATCAATTTAATGATGCACTTTCCTCTCCAATTATCGATTCCATAGATGATAATTTCGCTTATCAACACTTAGATGACCAAAGCAACGAAAACTATTGGTATAATCAGGTTGAACGCCAATCGAGAGAATGGTGGGCACTTACTGAAACATTAGTCAACATTATGGAACCCGTAGATGACCCAAGGCTTTTAGTTTATGGTGAACCTGCTAGAACAGATGGGGAATACCGTGGGCTACCAATTGGTTCAGATCCTGTTAGTGAAAATACAGAAGCGTTTTCACTGATCGGTGAAGATATTAGAAGGCAAGATGCTACAATCCATTTGGTAACTTATTCTCAAATTCTGTTTGCAAGAGCAGAAGCCGCTGCACGTGGGTGGACAACTGAAGATGCTGAAGATCTTTACAATCAAGCTATCACACAATCAATTATCCAGTGGACTGGGAGTGATGATGATGCAACAGACTTCCTCTCGCAACCAGATATTGCATTTGATGTATCAACTGCAATCGAACAGATTGCCACCCAACGATATGTTCATCTCTTCTTAAATGGATATGAGGCTTGGGCAGAATGGAGACGTACAGGTTTTCCCAATTTTGTTACTTCCGGTGGAAATGATGTACCCACCCGTCAGGCGTACACTTCTGAAGAATCATTCAATAATACTGAAAATTACGAAGAAGCTATCCAGAGACAATTTGGAGGTGAAAATACACTCTATGGAAAAGTTTGGTGGGATGTCAACTAA
- a CDS encoding SusC/RagA family TonB-linked outer membrane protein has protein sequence MMKKATLIIIEWLQIGLCTIIIGLMFSFTSNANSLASTMNMADNLMLQQQQTEMLSQLYVSKSDSENLRISIHVEDKPLIDILHKIAEELNVGISINTKAIDDTNVTYNVDDKLIYEVLNDLLEGTDLSIMLSEDQKTLILYEKEVEVAEEVELFQGSITGRVTDSENGDPLIGVNVVIPSLNIGDATGSDGTYLLADIPEGEYRIEARYIGYTTSRRTITVEDGEESIVNFEMSQAVDELGEVVVTALGITRDQRSIGYSTQSVSSENITYANEKNVIGSLAGKISGVQVVGSSGASMGGTQKIKIRGVNSIGGGGEPLVVLDGTPISNANFAGSTGRDYGNLAQDVNPEDVESINVLKGPAASALYGIRGQYGVIMITTKKGAKDSERFTVELNASTSIDRVGNLMPLQNKYGAGSMQTFPTLPNGDPYVQTNYDESWGPRMDGTPVRHYDSFYPQDPSYGELRPFDPQPDNIKDYYETGTNFSQGATISGGGENTQLRISFNNTSITGVEPNTELQRNNVGVSAGADMSDKWSVSSNVNFATNSARRPSQGVQAGSRYFGQWFQRNIDMNRMKDYRYEDGTIKHWNLTGLRTAEGEAAHFNPLYFNNPYFNAYENIGEDSRTRLFGDIGTTYQPSEVLSISAFVRSDMYTQNIESRTAFGGTGTPSYSTGKYENREMNYELLAQYENRWGEFSLDGSLGANIYDRKYSYVSQSTSGGLSAPGFFNIDASIDRPNTSSYLLQKKILSAYGLASFGYMDTYFIDVSLRNDKSSALPEDNNSYWYPSISGSFVFSEVVDWEPLTLGKLRMSYAQAGSDLSPYQTTQSFVVGTEYGSISTLRLPGTLNNPNIEPSFSHSYEAGFDLDFYSRFGIEFTWYTQRNENQIINLDISGTSGYGGATINAGLIENSGIELSLNATPVQTQSFTWDATFNISRNQGEVVELYPGIDVYGYSSTTYSGVTTYLDSFEGQPFGSIVGQAYQRDEDTGQILVDENFIPLYTEATHDFGSAVPDATGGLQNSFYYRNFQLSAMIDFQIGGQFFSRTQSLADRTGQSEKTAALNDLGNNVRDPVDEGGGVKVTGISAETGEEVTGYADAKTYYGILGQRIAEEYIYDSSYIKLREVRLGYTFGSNILGHLPIQQLNVALTAKNPFMIWQDAPKGLDPSELSSGSQAISWYESGQLSTVRSFGIDLNLTF, from the coding sequence ATGATGAAAAAAGCTACACTTATAATAATTGAGTGGCTGCAGATAGGATTGTGCACCATCATAATCGGGCTGATGTTTTCATTTACTTCAAATGCAAACTCCCTTGCTTCGACTATGAATATGGCAGACAATTTAATGTTGCAGCAACAGCAAACTGAAATGTTATCTCAACTGTATGTCTCTAAATCAGACAGTGAAAATCTTCGGATTTCAATCCATGTCGAAGACAAACCGTTAATCGATATTTTACACAAGATTGCTGAAGAATTGAATGTTGGTATTTCAATTAATACAAAAGCTATAGATGACACGAATGTCACATACAATGTGGATGATAAATTGATTTACGAAGTTCTCAATGATCTGTTGGAGGGAACCGATCTAAGCATCATGCTCAGCGAGGATCAAAAAACCCTCATCCTCTATGAGAAGGAAGTGGAGGTTGCGGAGGAAGTTGAACTATTTCAGGGCTCCATCACAGGTCGAGTAACAGATTCTGAAAATGGTGATCCTCTCATTGGAGTAAACGTTGTTATTCCGTCATTAAATATCGGAGATGCTACGGGCTCTGATGGTACATATCTTTTAGCAGATATTCCGGAAGGGGAATACCGCATCGAGGCCCGTTATATCGGGTATACAACCTCCCGCCGCACCATAACAGTAGAAGATGGCGAGGAATCCATAGTCAATTTTGAAATGAGCCAAGCTGTTGATGAACTCGGAGAAGTGGTCGTCACAGCTCTTGGTATAACTAGAGATCAGCGATCCATCGGATACTCTACTCAATCTGTATCGAGTGAAAACATAACCTATGCAAACGAGAAAAATGTAATCGGTTCCCTGGCAGGTAAAATTTCCGGTGTGCAAGTTGTCGGTTCATCCGGAGCAAGCATGGGAGGGACACAAAAAATTAAAATTCGGGGTGTAAACTCTATCGGCGGAGGAGGTGAACCACTTGTAGTTTTAGATGGAACACCAATTTCAAATGCCAATTTTGCAGGTAGTACCGGACGAGATTATGGTAACCTTGCCCAAGATGTAAACCCAGAGGATGTCGAATCCATAAACGTTCTAAAAGGACCCGCAGCTTCTGCTCTCTATGGTATTCGGGGTCAATACGGTGTTATTATGATAACAACCAAAAAAGGTGCAAAAGACTCCGAAAGATTTACTGTTGAGCTAAACGCAAGTACATCTATTGATCGTGTTGGAAATTTAATGCCTCTTCAAAATAAATACGGCGCCGGAAGTATGCAGACTTTTCCTACTCTTCCCAATGGAGACCCATACGTGCAAACTAACTATGATGAAAGTTGGGGACCAAGAATGGACGGAACACCAGTCAGACATTACGACAGTTTCTATCCACAAGATCCAAGTTATGGAGAACTACGCCCGTTTGATCCACAACCGGATAATATTAAAGATTACTATGAAACCGGTACTAATTTTAGTCAGGGTGCTACCATTTCAGGTGGAGGAGAAAACACTCAGCTTCGCATTAGCTTTAACAATACTAGCATAACTGGTGTAGAACCTAATACTGAATTACAGAGAAATAATGTAGGAGTAAGTGCCGGAGCAGATATGTCTGACAAATGGAGTGTTTCGTCAAATGTCAACTTTGCTACAAATAGTGCACGCAGACCTTCACAAGGCGTACAGGCCGGCTCAAGATATTTTGGCCAGTGGTTCCAAAGAAATATCGATATGAACAGGATGAAAGACTACCGCTATGAGGATGGGACCATAAAACATTGGAATTTAACAGGATTGCGTACTGCTGAAGGAGAAGCAGCACACTTCAACCCACTCTATTTTAATAATCCCTATTTCAATGCTTATGAAAATATTGGCGAAGATAGTCGCACAAGGCTTTTTGGAGATATAGGAACTACTTATCAACCAAGCGAAGTTTTGTCAATCAGCGCTTTCGTTCGATCTGATATGTATACACAGAATATTGAGAGCCGGACTGCTTTTGGAGGAACCGGTACCCCCTCATATTCTACAGGTAAGTATGAAAACCGCGAGATGAATTATGAACTGCTTGCACAATATGAAAATCGCTGGGGAGAATTCTCACTCGATGGTAGTCTTGGAGCAAATATCTATGATCGCAAATATTCATATGTATCACAATCTACTTCTGGCGGTTTATCCGCACCCGGGTTTTTCAATATTGATGCCTCAATTGACAGACCAAATACAAGTTCTTATCTACTTCAGAAAAAAATCCTGAGTGCCTATGGCTTGGCATCATTTGGATATATGGATACATATTTCATTGACGTATCACTTCGAAATGATAAATCTTCTGCACTTCCCGAAGACAATAACTCCTACTGGTATCCTTCTATTTCAGGTAGTTTTGTTTTTAGTGAAGTTGTTGATTGGGAGCCTTTAACACTAGGTAAACTGAGAATGAGTTATGCACAGGCTGGGTCTGACCTTTCTCCATATCAAACCACTCAGTCTTTTGTTGTTGGAACCGAATATGGATCAATCAGTACATTAAGACTCCCCGGCACACTAAACAATCCTAATATTGAACCTTCGTTTTCACACTCATATGAAGCAGGCTTCGATCTCGATTTTTACAGCCGATTCGGTATAGAATTTACATGGTATACACAACGTAATGAAAACCAGATTATTAATCTGGATATATCAGGTACCAGTGGATATGGCGGAGCTACAATTAACGCAGGGTTGATCGAAAATTCCGGGATAGAACTCAGCTTAAACGCTACACCAGTTCAAACCCAAAGCTTTACATGGGACGCCACATTTAACATCAGTCGAAACCAAGGTGAAGTTGTAGAACTTTATCCAGGTATCGACGTTTATGGCTACTCATCTACAACATATTCTGGAGTTACAACCTATTTAGATTCTTTTGAAGGCCAACCTTTCGGAAGTATTGTTGGCCAGGCATACCAAAGGGATGAAGACACAGGACAAATTCTAGTAGATGAAAATTTTATACCACTCTACACAGAAGCAACTCATGATTTCGGCAGTGCAGTCCCAGACGCAACTGGCGGGCTTCAGAACTCATTTTACTATCGTAATTTTCAGTTAAGCGCCATGATTGACTTCCAAATCGGCGGGCAATTTTTCAGCAGAACTCAATCTTTAGCTGACCGAACTGGGCAATCAGAAAAAACGGCTGCTTTAAACGATCTAGGAAATAACGTACGCGACCCCGTTGATGAAGGCGGAGGCGTTAAGGTAACAGGTATATCCGCTGAAACTGGTGAAGAAGTTACTGGTTATGCGGATGCCAAAACTTATTATGGCATCTTGGGGCAGCGTATTGCAGAAGAGTATATCTATGACTCATCCTACATCAAGCTTCGGGAAGTTAGACTAGGCTATACATTCGGTTCTAATATTTTGGGTCATTTGCCAATTCAACAGCTAAATGTTGCTTTAACTGCAAAAAATCCATTTATGATTTGGCAAGACGCACCAAAAGGGTTAGATCCTTCCGAATTATCCTCCGGTAGTCAGGCAATAAGCTGGTACGAATCCGGACAACTTAGCACCGTTCGTTCATTCGGAATTGATCTTAATCTCACTTTTTAA
- a CDS encoding FecR family protein, with the protein MNKQLLKKFFRNQCNSEELEQVYDWFKTKEGAEYLEMKLEQDMHHYAEEENLLLFPDVPTDRMLQNIRKKRSKSINKQDDFKWIIRAAVVLLFFTILGGSYLILQHSNPVSEQTAKQVYKTISTQEDQHRLMTLSDGTQIRLNSNSSIVLPEVFSDNVREVRLKGEAWFQVAEDSSKPFIIQADKAQVRVLGTEFNVKVDTLARNVQVAVTEGKVSLNNVNRSENRAILTKDTFALYNLQNDEILIEQAPVINYLSWINGRLTFYNDPLWQVNRFLERKYNVRIRYDQQHIGKLALSLDVAAKDLESILDIIANTLNLQFSYNPDRNDVLWTKPNNPINS; encoded by the coding sequence TTGAATAAACAACTACTTAAAAAGTTTTTTAGAAATCAGTGTAACTCTGAAGAGTTGGAGCAGGTTTACGATTGGTTTAAAACGAAGGAAGGTGCCGAGTATCTTGAAATGAAATTAGAGCAAGATATGCATCATTACGCAGAAGAAGAGAATCTACTGCTCTTCCCAGATGTCCCCACGGATCGAATGCTTCAAAATATTCGAAAAAAAAGATCCAAAAGTATAAATAAACAGGATGATTTTAAATGGATCATACGAGCTGCAGTTGTACTATTGTTTTTTACCATCCTGGGTGGCAGTTATTTAATCCTGCAGCATTCAAATCCTGTGAGTGAGCAAACAGCTAAGCAGGTGTACAAAACCATATCAACTCAAGAAGATCAGCACAGGTTAATGACTCTGTCTGATGGCACACAAATTAGATTAAATTCAAATTCTTCAATTGTTCTGCCTGAGGTATTTTCTGACAATGTGAGAGAAGTACGTCTTAAAGGGGAGGCTTGGTTTCAGGTCGCAGAAGATAGTTCCAAACCATTTATTATTCAGGCTGATAAAGCTCAAGTGAGGGTTTTAGGAACTGAATTTAATGTAAAAGTAGATACTCTTGCCCGCAATGTACAAGTAGCAGTGACCGAAGGGAAGGTTTCGCTCAATAATGTAAATCGAAGTGAAAACAGAGCGATTCTTACTAAAGATACTTTTGCTCTTTACAACCTTCAAAATGATGAAATTCTGATTGAGCAAGCGCCGGTTATAAACTATTTAAGCTGGATTAATGGAAGGCTCACATTTTACAATGATCCCTTATGGCAGGTAAATCGTTTTCTTGAAAGAAAATACAACGTTCGAATCCGTTATGACCAACAGCACATAGGCAAACTTGCATTAAGCCTGGATGTAGCTGCGAAAGACCTTGAATCTATACTCGACATCATCGCCAATACACTGAATCTCCAGTTCAGCTATAATCCGGATAGGAATGATGTTTTATGGACAAAACCCAATAACCCAATCAACTCTTAA